TTCAGAACTTCGCGGGAGAAGATACGCGAACGGTATGGGAGGAACGGTGACGCAACGGAGTTTTCGGATCCCTCTAGGACGCCGCATCTGGGAGCCGGTGCTTCGTTTCCTGTTGTGGCTTTTCACTCGAGTGACGGTGGAAGGGCTGGAGAACATCCCACGTACAGGACCGGTGATCCTGATCCTCAATCACGTGCATTTCCTGGACCCAGTAGTATTAGTGGCTGCGATGCCCCGCTACGCAGTTCCCATTGCGAAGGCCGAGTCGCTGAAGTGGCCTGTACTGGGCAAATTGTTGCAATGGTATCCAGTCATTCCCATCCGTCGTGGTGAGCTGGACATGGCGGCCATGCGCTGTGCCGACCGCTTACTAGCCGAGGGACAGGCGCTGATCATCGCACCGGAGGGAACGCGCAGCCCCACCGGAGGGTTACAACGGGGCAAGGAGGGCTTTGTCTTCTTTGCGCGCCGGCATGATCCCGTAATTGTGCCGGTGGCCGTAACGGGAGCTTCGGCGTTTAACGCGAACTACAAGCGGTTCCGCCGCACCTCTGTACACATCCGAATTGGACAGCCATTCAAGTTCCGTTGGCCGGCATCCGGGCGCGTGGACAAAGCAACGATGCGTCGCATGGCCGACGAGGCCATGTATCGCATCGCGGCCATCCTACCTCCCGAGATGCGCGGCGTCTACTCCGACCTCTCCCAGGCAACCGCCGACTTCCTGATCCCGTTGGTGGCGAACGATTTCGAGCCCAGAGGACGCCAAGGATCTCAGAGGGCACCTGATCGCTTTGTGGCGTGAGCTTGAGGTTTGCAACCGGCCCCCATGGGTGACCTGCAGGAGATGAGGGTTTGGCTCATTGAGCCGTATTTCAGAGGATCTCACCGGGCTTGGGCCGAGGGATATGCCCGCTACTCAAGCCATCGGATCGAGTTGTTCACAATGACTGGCGCCTTTTGGAAGTGGCGGATGCTAGGCGGCGCGATGGAGCTCGCCCGTCAGGTGGCCGAACTACGGCAACAGGGCCAGCGTCCGGACGTGATCTTGGCCTCCGAGATGGTGAATCTGCCGGCCTTGATCGGCCTCGCCCGGCCATGTCTGTCCGATGTGCCGGTAGTACTCTACTTCCATGAGAACCAGTTGACGTATCCCCTGCCGCCCGGCGAGCGGCGCGACCTCTCCTTCGGCATCATCAACTGGCTGAGTGCGCTGACGGCGGATCGGATATGTTTCAACTCGCGCTTTCATCTCGAGCAGTTCTTCGACGAGGTACCCCGGCTGCTGAAACACTTCCCCGATTACCAACATCTGTCGTGGGTGGACCAGGTGCGAAGACGGGCGCAGGTCCTGCCGATCGGATGTGATCTGCTCGGCCTGGATGCGCTGCGACCTGATGAGATGCTGCCGCCTGGGCCCCCCATCATCCTCTGGAATCAGCGCTGGGAATACGACAAGAACCCCGAGATGTTCTTCGCAGCGCTCCATCGGCTGGCGGCAGAGGGGATTCCGTTCCGGGTGGCCGTGGCGGGCGAGAACGTTCGACAGCAGCCAGAAGAGTTCGAGGCCGCACGCCAGAGGTTGGGCGAACGGGTGATACATTGGGGGTTCGTCGAGAACCGAGGTGACTACGCCCGTCTGCTATGGCAGGCGGATGTGGTGGTGAGCACTGCCCGACACGAGTTCTTCGGGATCGCAGTGGTCGAGGCGATTTATTGTGGCTGTCACCCGTTGCTCCCGCGGGACCTGAGCTATCCGGAGATCATTCCTAGCGAGTGGCATTCCGAGTGCCTATATGAGGGGCTAGACGATTTGGTTGATCGGTTGCGCCAGGTGTTACAGCAGCCGAGAGTGGCTTCGCCAGCCCTGCGCCAGGCCATGTCCCGTTTCGATTGGTCCAATTTAGCGCCACTGTATGACGCTCTGCTACTCGAGGCGGCTCAGCTCGGGCGACAGCCGCTGTGGGAGAATGGCCTATAAGAGCCAGCGAGAGGACAAGGAGTAACGAGATGCCTTCTCAGCCAGGCTTGCGAGAGGAAGAAGCGGAGGACTGTTTGGCGCGTTCGAGCACGACGATGGAGACCGCCTGGGGACCTCGGAGGGTCTTTTCGATCTTGAACTCCACCAGGTCGCCCTCGTCAGGGAGAGGGGTTTCCTGAGCGAGGCCGGTGCGATGGAAGAAGATTTCCTCGCCGGTGCGAAGGGTGATGAACCCATATCCTTTTTGAGAGCTATACCATTTAATAATGCCGCGTTGGTGTCCGGGGGATGGTACCAGACGCTGGCATGCAGGGCAAAGAGCCGGGGAATGTTCAGGGAGTTGGCCGGCCTCGGCCAGCCGACGTTGTTCGGTAACGGTCCAAATCCAGCGAGTGCCGCACTCCTGACAGGTCAGCAGTTGGTCACGAAACGTGCGATAAGGTAACTCTGACATTGTGCAGCTTCCTCTCAGGAAATGAAATGGGTCGTTTGACAATCGAGTGAAGATTGGGTAAAATAGGATTGCTATTAGGCGACGTAGCCAAGTGGTTAAGGCAGGGGTCTGCAAAACCCCGATCGCCGGTTCAAATCCGGCCGTCGCCTCTATCTTATGTCAGGGGCCAACCGGCGTCAAGGTTGGCCTCTTGTTTTTGTGAGGTAGGAGGCCAGAAATGCATCAAATGGCCTCGTCTCCACTTTCCGGTGATGGTGGAATTGCCAACGGCTGGCAGACGTGTTATTATTAAGGTCGGGGCGGTGGCGGAATGGTAGACGCCGGGGACTTAAAATCCTCTGGGCAGAGCGCCCGTGTGGGTTCGAATCCCACCCGCCCTACTGATCAGTTCGAGATGAGGAACTCACCAGCGGAAACCAAAAGCGATACGGCCAATCCATCCTTAGACATAAGCTTACAGCATCTACATAGAAGTCTGTCGTCTGTCCGTCCCACCCGTTATCTCCATAGAAGCTGAGCCGAATTTCTCCCGCCTGGTGCAGGATGGCAAGGTCCTCTCTTGTCAGCACATATAGATACTCGTCCCAGGGCAGTCCATCGCCGACGGTATCAGCCATGTTACCCGTGCGCAACAGGGGAATTAGCAGCCTCCCGGAGCGATCCTGAAAGTCCACTCGTAACCGGTCTCGCGAGGGCTCCTGCGGATCCCCACTCCACCCGCTGTCGCGATTGTCAATGCGATAGGCGAACGTCAGCATGGCGGCTGTAGCTGTGACAGGGATATGCATCGCCTGCCAGACACGACCGCTAGTGCCGCTCACGCCGGCCAGGTGCAACGCATGCGTGCCTTCAAAGGCGACACCCTCCCGTACCTCAGCTTGCCCTTCCATAAGCCATGCCGATCCTCCCATCTCAAACCCGCCATCCCGGAGTAGCTCGGTGCAGCCCAATGGCCACAGTGATTCCGGCGGCGATGGTGACGGCGTGGGCGGGGGATCCAGGGGCGGTGGCACAGCAGCCAGAGCTCGGGCGGCGTTGATTCGTCCAAAGCCGTAGTACGGATCCCAGCCAAAGGTGTCCAGATCATCTGCAGTGGATTCGATGATGGCGCGCACCTGCTCGTTGGTAAGCGTAGGATTACGGGAGAGGATGAGTGCGGCCAGGCCAGAGACATGCGGTGTGGCCATGGAGGTGCCATTGCCAAGGCCATATTTGCCGCTGCGCATGGTGGACATCACCGCAACGCCGGGTGCGCTCACCGCTACGAAGGGGCCGAAGCTGGAAAAGCTTGCCCGCCGATCGTAGCTATCGGTAGCGGCCACGCCGATGACGTGGGGGTGAGCAGCGGGATAGTGCCAGGCGTTGTTGCCGTTATTGCCAGCCGCGGCTACCAGCACCACGCCTCGCCTCCAGGCGTAGTCCACTGCAGCCTCCTCGCCCCGAGAGTACGAGAGCGCCCCTAAGCTCATATTGATGATGTCAGCGCCGTTGTCGGTCGCGTAAACGATGGCCTGGATCAGATCTGCGTAGGTGCCAATGCCACCGCGGAATACATCTATCGGCATAATGGTCGCTCCTCCGGCCACCCCAGTAATCCCTATGGCGTTGTGAATGCGCGCTGCGGCGATACCGGCTACATGCGTGCCGTGCCAATAATCGTCGGAAGGGTCATTGTCCTCGTCAGCGAAGTCCCAGCCGTGCACGTCGTCCACGAAACCGTTGCCTTCGTCGTCCAGCCCGTTATCGGGGATCTCGCCGGGATTGGTCCAGATACCAGCCGCCAGGTCGGGATGGCCCATCTCTACGCCAGTGTCCAGCACGGCGATGATCACGTCCGGATGGCCGACAGTGACATCCCAAGCGCTTTCGACTTGGAGTCGGCTCAGATAGCTCCTCTGGCTATGGAAGTATAGTGGGTCATTGGGGATGAAATCGGGGTAAACTAAGTAGTTAGGCTCAGCCCAGGCCACGCGGGGGTCTGCCTGCAGCCGAGCGATGCGCTGCGCCAGACGGCTTTCCGGCACGCTCAACCGGACGATGCCTAGAGCCGGGATCGTTTCCAATACGTTTGCCTCGCCACTGGCGGCCACCTCTTTCGCCAGGACGTTCACCGCCGTCCGGCTCGAGACATCCCTGAGCCCGATCAGCACTTCACCAGGCGCGTACGAAGCCAGCGGCACAGCCACCATATCCCTGTCAGATTTCAGCTCGGAACCCCGTGTTGGAATGGCGCTCGCCGATAGAAATAGCGCAAAGGTGACCGCCCATGAGAGTATCCACTGAGCTGATCGGTGAAGTCGAGAAAGCCTCACAGCATACTCAAGCTCGCTGGAATGGATAGCTTTTCCTAAAGTGAGGGGATATCGTCTGCGTAGCTGTACACCTCAATCCCGAGCTCTTCCGCAACCTCTCTGGCTCGCTCCTCTACCATCGGCGAGATAACCATCCGCCGAGTCGCAGTGCGGCCCTGCAGTCGCTCGTAGAAGCGTACCTTCCGATCAAAGGTGTACATATCGGCTCGGCTCATAGAGGATTTGATCTCGCACACGATCAGCTGTCCATCTTTCACGATCACGTCTAGTTCCACTTGGTCAGGCCGACCGAACACCTCACCATTGGCATCGTATTCGGTCACGCTGAACACCCGCACCCCAAAGCTCTCCTCGAGAATAGCGGCTAAGCCATTACGAAACGAGGCTTCAGCCTGTATGCCCCAGCGAGCACCAATGGCGCTGATACCGGTTTCTATTCGTCGGATTAGCTTGTTGATGGTCGCCTGGTTTTCCCACCATTTGCGGTTTTGCTCTTCCCACTTCTGATTTTGTTCAGCCCACAAGACTCGTTGCTCTTCCCATCTCCGATCTTGTTCTTGCCATCGCCGATTTTGCTCAACCCATAGAACGCGTTGCTCCTCCCATTTTTGATTTTGTTCAGCCCACAAAGCGCGCTGTTCCTCCCATCTCCGATTCTGTTCTTCCCAGTTAATCCGCTGCTCTTCCCATCTTGCTTCTTGGGCTTGCCAGCGCTGTTCCGACTCCTCCCGCAGCCGACGCAGCTCTTCAGCCTGAGCCTGCCAGCGCTGTTCCGACTCCTCCCGCAGCCGACGCAGCTCTTCAGCCTGAGCCTGCCAGCGCTGTTCCGACTCCTCNNNNNNNNNNNNNNNNNNNNNNNNNNNNNNNNNNNNNNNNNNNNNNNNNNNNNNNNNNNNNNNNNNNNNNNNNNNNNNNNNNNNNNNNNNNNNNNNNNNNCCGCAGCCGACGCAGCTCCTGCATTTGCGCCTGCCAACGCTGGCCTTCCTCTTCCCATTTTCGTGCTTGCTCCTCCCGATCGCGCTGAAGTTGAGCCAACAGTTGCTCGAAACGACCTTCCGTCTGTGCCTTGTCCGCGAACTCCGCGCGCGCCAGGCGCAAGACAAGCTCCCGAACCTCGGGATCTGTCTGCAAGATCTGCGGTAGCTCTCTCAGGATAAGCGCCCTAATTTCTTCAGCTTCCATAGCTCATTCTCACACGCCACCTGGCTTGCGAGCTCACCGTTCGGGTCTTACGTCAACTATCCTAAAGATAACATGAGCATCGCCAACTGTCCAGTCATCCTCGTCCTAAGTTCATCAGCGGTTGCGCTGCCATCAGCGCCGCCTGATACACCTCGCGCAGAGGCACACTCGCTGCTTGCGCTGCTTGTACACAGTCTTCATGTTCCGGAGCCGCCTTCCAGCGGCCGGGCGCGAACTCCGCCAGCTTCACCCGGACCGGCCCAAACGGCGTTTCCACTGTCTCTATTCGCCGCGGCAGCGGCCAGCGGGTGACTTCGATCTCCCGGATGCCCAGGGTGGTCGTTTCGGCGAAGATCTGAGCGCGCAGGCGAGGGATATCCTCCGGCCGGGCAATGACGGAGAGCAGTGTCCCTGGCCGCCCTTTTTTCATTTGAATCGGCGTCAGCCACACATCCAGCGCGCCGGCCTCAAATAGCCCCTGGCATAACGGCCCAAACCACTCCGGGTTCATATTGTCTAGGTTGGTCTCCATCACTACCAGCCGCTCAGCCCAGGCCGAAGTTGAAACCGTATCAACCTCGCCGATGAGCAACCGCAGAAGGTTGGGCGCCTGAGGGAACGATTGACGCCCTGCCCCATAAGCCACACGTTCCAGTCGCATCGCCGGGCAGGGGCCAAATCGCTTGGCCAGCGTGGTGAGCAACGCTGCCCCAGTAGGGGTAAGAGTCTCACCCTCTACGTCCAACCCTCTCACTGGGAGCCCCTCGAGCAATGCCATCGTCCCTGGGGCCGGCCACGGCAATGGGCCATGCTCGCCGCGCCCGATGCCTCGTGATATCGGCAGCGGGGAGCAGACGATCTGCTCGATGCCCAGGAGGTGCAGCCCGGCCACCACACCCACAATGTCGGTGATGGCGTCCAGCGCGCCGACCTCGTGGAAATGAACCGTTTCGATAGGAGCGCCGTGCACACGAGCCTCGGCCTCGGCCAGTCGGCGGAACACTGCCTGCGCCTGTTCTCGCACGGGCGTTTCCAGATCAGCGTTTTGCAAGATCGCCTCGATGTCCGATAGATGCCGGTGATATCGAGCCTCGGCTGTGTGCACGGTGACCCGCGTGCCGCGCAGGCTATGATGTATGGCTGGCTCCACCTCAATATGCACCTGCTCTGGTAAGTTCAGCCGTCTGACCACGTCTTGCAGCGCGTTCACTGAAAGGCCAGCGTCCACCAGCGCGCCCAAGATCATGTCACCACTGGCACCGAAGAAGACGTCAAAGTAAGCCACGCGCATGCCTCAACATCCTCCCGATGCGATGCGGTGAGCGAGAACGCCAGCACCGAAGCCGTTATCAATGTTGACCACAGCGATCCCCGGCGCGCATGAGTTGAGCATTGTCAGAAGGGCAGATAGCCCTCCGAAGTTCGCCCCATATCCCACGCTGGTGGGCACGGCGATGATCGGGCAGGAGACCAGGCCGCCGATAACACTGGGGAGCGCGCCTTCCATACCGGCCACAACTACCAACACCCGCGCTCGCAGCAGTTGGTCGCGGGCGGCCAGCAGGCGATGGAGGCCTGCAACCCCGACGTCGTTCAGGCGCTCGACATGCGTGCCCAGGAACCAGGCGGTGAGCGCTGCTTCCTCCGCCACAGGCAGATCCGAGGTGCCCGCGCTCACGATGAGGGCGATGCCGGCATGGGGAGGTGGCTCGCGCAGCGGCCCTCCTACTGTGATTACGCGGGCGATCTGGTGATACTGAGCCTCTGGCAGTACAGCCCGGGTAGCTTCAAACGCTTCCGGGCTAGCCCGAGTAGCTAGCGCCGCCCCCGCGTGTTGAGCGATCCGCTGCATGATGCTCGCCACTTGCTCAGGGGTCTTTCCCGCAGCGAACACGACCTCGGGCATCCCCTGGCGCACGCTGCGGGCGTGATCTACACGAGCGAATCCTAGATCGTCTGATGGCCAGCCGGATAAGAGATCGGCCGCAGCGTCCAGGCTGATCTCGCCGGAACGTACGCGTTGCAATAGCTCGTACAGCCCATCCCGACTCTGCGGGCGTGCTAGGATCGTCTGGTTATCCGGTTTCATCTCACTTCATCACCTCGCTCATCAATTCACTGATCTGCCAATTTCATCAGTTCGCTTAATCATCCCATTCCCCTGCACCCTCAAGGCCTCATTTAGGCTGCCAGAGCGGAAACCCAGCAAATCGGCGGTGACATAGGTATAGCCGATCCGCCTGAGCTCTGCGTAGATCTCTGGGCCGAGCTCAATCAGGCGGGGGAGGTCAGCGCGCTCTACCTCGATACGGGCTAGATCGCCGTGATGGCGGACGCGCAATTGGCGGAACCCCAGGCCGCGCAGGTAGGACTCGGCCCGCTCCACCTGGCTCAGCGCCTCACGGGTGACGGGGGTGCCGTACGGCAAGCGCGAACTCAAGCAGGCCATCGCCGGCTTGTTCCAGTTGGGCAGGCCTAATTCGCGGGCTAATGCGCGCACATGGGCCTTAGTCATGCCGGCCTCTCGCAGCGGGCTCCGCACATGAAACTCGCGGGCAGCCTGCTCGCCAGGGCGATAATCGCCAACATCGTCCAGGTTGGCTCCGTTCAGGATATAACGATACCCTTCCCGTCTCGCTAGCTCGGCCAACTCGGTGTATAGCTCAATCTTGCAGTAATAGCAGCGGTTGACTGGATTGGCCGCGTAGTTGGGATCATCCAGCTCATGCGTCTCTAACAGCAGATGTCGGGCGCCGATCCACTTTGCCAGCTCGATGGCCTCTTGGAGCTCGGCCTGAGCTAGGCTAGGAGAGACGGCCGTCACCCCCAGCGCGTTGTCGCCCAGACGATCATGCGCCACCTTCAGAACCAGCGTGCTATCAATGCCGGCCGAGAAGGCCACGATGACCCGTCCCATCTCGTCTATGATGCGTTCCAACTCAGCTCTTCGCTGGTCCAGATCGGCAGGCCTGCCTGTCAGCGCAATGGGCTCTGCCATCAGAGGAATTACGCTTTCCATCTCGTGCCTCCAGGGATCGAAAGCTTCTTAACCACTCATGAGCTGGATTCTATCATGATCGCGCCTATCTGCCAAGCCTTTCCCGTTTTAAAGCTGCCAGCCACCTCCCAATGATCTGTTCCAGGGTCGGCTGGCCGATCTCCTGCAACTCATAGCGAACGCGCTGGATAGGCTGGCAGATGTGGATCACGCGACGCAAGTCTATCGGCGTCGCCACCAAGACCAGGTCGCAAGGGACACGGCGGATAGTCTCTTGCAGCTCGGCGATCTGGACCTGGCCATATCCCATCGCTGGCAACACCGGCCCGATGGCCGGATACTTTCGATACGTCTCCACAATGGAGCCCACTGCGTATGGACGAGGGTCTACGAGCTCGGCGGCACCAAAGCGACGGGCGGCGACTACACCCGCGCCATAGGCCATCTCGCCGTGCGTGAGCGTGGGGCCATCCTCGATCACCAGTACGCGTTTGCCTCGGATAGCCTGTGGATCCTCCAGGAAAATGGGCGAGGCTGCCTCCACAATCTGAGCAGCAGGATTGACCGCGCGGACATTTTCCCGCACACGGGCGATAGGTTCCAGGTCAGCAGTGTCCACCTTGTTGATGATGATCACGTCCGCCAGCCGGACGTTTGCCTCGCCCGGATGATAGGTCAGCTCGTGACCAGCGCGGTGGGGGTCTACAACGACGATGTGCAAATCCGGGCGATAGAAGGGCAGGTCGTTATTGCCGCCATCCCACACGATCACGTCGGCTTCCTGCTCAGCCTGATGCAGGATCTGCGCATAATCCACGCCAGCATAGACGACGATATTGCGGCTGAGATGCGGCTCGTACTCCTCTCGTTCCTCGATGGTGCACTGATGGACGTCCAGGTCAGCGTAGGTCGCGAAGCGTTGGCAGGCCTGTCGCGCTAAATCACCGTAAGGCATGGGATGACGGACAACGACCACGCGCTGGCCATGGGCGCGCAGCACATCACAGACGCGCCGGGTGGTCTGTGACTTGCCACTGCCGGTACGGGCTGCGCATACCGCCACCACTGGCCGGCG
Above is a window of Anaerolineae bacterium DNA encoding:
- the larC gene encoding nickel pincer cofactor biosynthesis protein LarC, whose protein sequence is MRVAYFDVFFGASGDMILGALVDAGLSVNALQDVVRRLNLPEQVHIEVEPAIHHSLRGTRVTVHTAEARYHRHLSDIEAILQNADLETPVREQAQAVFRRLAEAEARVHGAPIETVHFHEVGALDAITDIVGVVAGLHLLGIEQIVCSPLPISRGIGRGEHGPLPWPAPGTMALLEGLPVRGLDVEGETLTPTGAALLTTLAKRFGPCPAMRLERVAYGAGRQSFPQAPNLLRLLIGEVDTVSTSAWAERLVVMETNLDNMNPEWFGPLCQGLFEAGALDVWLTPIQMKKGRPGTLLSVIARPEDIPRLRAQIFAETTTLGIREIEVTRWPLPRRIETVETPFGPVRVKLAEFAPGRWKAAPEHEDCVQAAQAASVPLREVYQAALMAAQPLMNLGRG
- a CDS encoding S8 family serine peptidase encodes the protein MAVPLASYAPGEVLIGLRDVSSRTAVNVLAKEVAASGEANVLETIPALGIVRLSVPESRLAQRIARLQADPRVAWAEPNYLVYPDFIPNDPLYFHSQRSYLSRLQVESAWDVTVGHPDVIIAVLDTGVEMGHPDLAAGIWTNPGEIPDNGLDDEGNGFVDDVHGWDFADEDNDPSDDYWHGTHVAGIAAARIHNAIGITGVAGGATIMPIDVFRGGIGTYADLIQAIVYATDNGADIINMSLGALSYSRGEEAAVDYAWRRGVVLVAAAGNNGNNAWHYPAAHPHVIGVAATDSYDRRASFSSFGPFVAVSAPGVAVMSTMRSGKYGLGNGTSMATPHVSGLAALILSRNPTLTNEQVRAIIESTADDLDTFGWDPYYGFGRINAARALAAVPPPLDPPPTPSPSPPESLWPLGCTELLRDGGFEMGGSAWLMEGQAEVREGVAFEGTHALHLAGVSGTSGRVWQAMHIPVTATAAMLTFAYRIDNRDSGWSGDPQEPSRDRLRVDFQDRSGRLLIPLLRTGNMADTVGDGLPWDEYLYVLTREDLAILHQAGEIRLSFYGDNGWDGQTTDFYVDAVSLCLRMDWPYRFWFPLVSSSSRTDQ
- a CDS encoding DUF3524 domain-containing protein; amino-acid sequence: MQPAPMGDLQEMRVWLIEPYFRGSHRAWAEGYARYSSHRIELFTMTGAFWKWRMLGGAMELARQVAELRQQGQRPDVILASEMVNLPALIGLARPCLSDVPVVLYFHENQLTYPLPPGERRDLSFGIINWLSALTADRICFNSRFHLEQFFDEVPRLLKHFPDYQHLSWVDQVRRRAQVLPIGCDLLGLDALRPDEMLPPGPPIILWNQRWEYDKNPEMFFAALHRLAAEGIPFRVAVAGENVRQQPEEFEAARQRLGERVIHWGFVENRGDYARLLWQADVVVSTARHEFFGIAVVEAIYCGCHPLLPRDLSYPEIIPSEWHSECLYEGLDDLVDRLRQVLQQPRVASPALRQAMSRFDWSNLAPLYDALLLEAAQLGRQPLWENGL
- a CDS encoding cold shock domain-containing protein, yielding MSELPYRTFRDQLLTCQECGTRWIWTVTEQRRLAEAGQLPEHSPALCPACQRLVPSPGHQRGIIKWYSSQKGYGFITLRTGEEIFFHRTGLAQETPLPDEGDLVEFKIEKTLRGPQAVSIVVLERAKQSSASSSRKPG
- the larE gene encoding ATP-dependent sacrificial sulfur transferase LarE, with product MESVIPLMAEPIALTGRPADLDQRRAELERIIDEMGRVIVAFSAGIDSTLVLKVAHDRLGDNALGVTAVSPSLAQAELQEAIELAKWIGARHLLLETHELDDPNYAANPVNRCYYCKIELYTELAELARREGYRYILNGANLDDVGDYRPGEQAAREFHVRSPLREAGMTKAHVRALARELGLPNWNKPAMACLSSRLPYGTPVTREALSQVERAESYLRGLGFRQLRVRHHGDLARIEVERADLPRLIELGPEIYAELRRIGYTYVTADLLGFRSGSLNEALRVQGNGMIKRTDEIGRSVN
- a CDS encoding 1-acyl-sn-glycerol-3-phosphate acyltransferase, translated to MTQRSFRIPLGRRIWEPVLRFLLWLFTRVTVEGLENIPRTGPVILILNHVHFLDPVVLVAAMPRYAVPIAKAESLKWPVLGKLLQWYPVIPIRRGELDMAAMRCADRLLAEGQALIIAPEGTRSPTGGLQRGKEGFVFFARRHDPVIVPVAVTGASAFNANYKRFRRTSVHIRIGQPFKFRWPASGRVDKATMRRMADEAMYRIAAILPPEMRGVYSDLSQATADFLIPLVANDFEPRGRQGSQRAPDRFVA
- the larB gene encoding nickel pincer cofactor biosynthesis protein LarB; the encoded protein is MKPDNQTILARPQSRDGLYELLQRVRSGEISLDAAADLLSGWPSDDLGFARVDHARSVRQGMPEVVFAAGKTPEQVASIMQRIAQHAGAALATRASPEAFEATRAVLPEAQYHQIARVITVGGPLREPPPHAGIALIVSAGTSDLPVAEEAALTAWFLGTHVERLNDVGVAGLHRLLAARDQLLRARVLVVVAGMEGALPSVIGGLVSCPIIAVPTSVGYGANFGGLSALLTMLNSCAPGIAVVNIDNGFGAGVLAHRIASGGC
- a CDS encoding cyclic 2,3-diphosphoglycerate synthase produces the protein MTRDAARPIRVLIMGAAGRDFHNFNVCFRDDPRYLVVAFTAAQIPNIEGRRYPPQLAGDRYPEGIPIYAEADLERLICELDVDQVVFAYSDVSHEYVMHCASRALAAGADFRLMGPKMTMLHARRPVVAVCAARTGSGKSQTTRRVCDVLRAHGQRVVVVRHPMPYGDLARQACQRFATYADLDVHQCTIEEREEYEPHLSRNIVVYAGVDYAQILHQAEQEADVIVWDGGNNDLPFYRPDLHIVVVDPHRAGHELTYHPGEANVRLADVIIINKVDTADLEPIARVRENVRAVNPAAQIVEAASPIFLEDPQAIRGKRVLVIEDGPTLTHGEMAYGAGVVAARRFGAAELVDPRPYAVGSIVETYRKYPAIGPVLPAMGYGQVQIAELQETIRRVPCDLVLVATPIDLRRVIHICQPIQRVRYELQEIGQPTLEQIIGRWLAALKRERLGR
- a CDS encoding DUF3782 domain-containing protein; amino-acid sequence: MRRLREESEQRWQAQAEELRRLREESEQRWQAQEARWEEQRINWEEQNRRWEEQRALWAEQNQKWEEQRVLWVEQNRRWQEQDRRWEEQRVLWAEQNQKWEEQNRKWWENQATINKLIRRIETGISAIGARWGIQAEASFRNGLAAILEESFGVRVFSVTEYDANGEVFGRPDQVELDVIVKDGQLIVCEIKSSMSRADMYTFDRKVRFYERLQGRTATRRMVISPMVEERAREVAEELGIEVYSYADDIPSL